The Paralichthys olivaceus isolate ysfri-2021 chromosome 9, ASM2471397v2, whole genome shotgun sequence genome contains a region encoding:
- the smyd5 gene encoding histone-lysine N-trimethyltransferase SMYD5, whose protein sequence is MAAPVDDMFSLCVDPGKAAGSAEVRFIDNVKGKGLFAKRSIKKGDSIFIERPLVSAQFLWNSLYKYKACEFCLRALETAEENARRLSGIPGLSLPHPELCRVRPELHQACPQCQVMYCSSECRQAAADQYHRVLCLGSSQDDPDHPINKLKDAWRSLHYPPETSSIMLMARMVALVKQDKDKAHWQKLFSHFCSRTANEEEEIAHKLLGEKFRGQLASLHGLFRAALYDEHLSRWFVPEGFRSLFALVGTNGQGIGTSSLSQWVHGCDALELPAQQREQLDSFIDQLYKDIEKETGDFLNCEGSGLFLLQSSCNHSCSPNAEASFPDNNFLLHLSALSDINPGEEICISYLDCCQRDRSRHSRHKTLRENYLFVCSCPKCVSQMDELDVTSEEEEEEEGEAEGETEGDEIEDEMTDV, encoded by the exons ATGGCGGCTCCCGTGGAtgacatgttttctctgtgcGTGGACCCCGGTAAAGCAGCCGGCAGCGCGGAGGTCAGGTTTATAGACAATGTGAAG GGTAAAGGTCTGTTTGCTAAAAGGAGCATCAAGAAAGGAGACAGCATTTTCATTGAGCGTCCCCTCGTCTCTGCTCAGTTCCTGTGGAATTCTTTGTACAAATATAAAG CCTGTGAGTTCTGCCTACGTGCTCTGGAGACGGCGGAGGAGAATGCGAGGAGACTCAGTGGAATCCCCGGACTGAGCCTTCCTCACCCTGAGCTGTGCCGGGTCCGACCAGAGCTGCACCAGGCCTGCCCCCAGTGCCAG GTGATGTATTGTAGCAGCGAGTGTCGACAAGCTGCAGCAGATCAGTACCATCGAGTTTTGTGTCTGGGTTCGTCCCAGGACGATCCAGATCATCCAATCAACAAGCTGAAAGACGCATGGAG GAGTTTGCATTATCCTCCGGAGACCTCCAGCATCATGCTCATGGCCAGAATGGTTGCTTTAGTCAAGCAG gataAAGACAAAGCACATTGGCAGAAGCTCTTCTCTCACTTCTGCAGCCGGACAGcgaacgaggaggaggagatcgcCCATAAGCTCCTGGGAGAAAAGTTCAGA GGACAGCTGGCCTCGTTACACGGCCTTTTCAGAGCAGCACTTTACGATGAGCATCTCAGTCGG TGGTTTGTTCCTGAGGGTTTCCGCTCTCTGTTCGCTCTGGTGGGAACTAACGGACAAGGCATCGGCACCAG CTCCCTCAGTCAGTGGGTCCATGGCTGTGATGCACTGGAGCTTCCTgcccagcagagggagcagttGGACTCCTTTATTGACCAGCTGTACAAGGACATTGAGAAAG aaACGGGAGATTTCCTGAACTGTGAGGGCTCCGGACTGTTTCTGCTTCAAAGCTCAT GTAACCACAGCTGCTCGCCCAACGCCGAGGCGTCCTTCCCCGACAACAATTTCCTGCTTCACCTCAGTGCCCTCAGTGACATCAACCCAGGAGAG GAGATCTGCATCAGTTACTTGGACTGTTGTCAGCGGGACCGAAGCCGTCACAGCAGACACAAAACCCTGAG GGAGAACTACCTGTTCGTCTGCTCATGTCCAAAGTGCGTCTCCCAGATGGACGAGCTGGATGTgacatcagaggaggaggaggaagaagaaggcgAGGCAGAAGGTGAAACAGAGGGGGACGAGATAGAGGATGAGATGACAGATGTCTGA
- the sfxn5b gene encoding sideroflexin-5b yields the protein MAESAACPVFQLGRSRFDQGSFLGRLRHFVDIIDPSTLFVSEKRLKECIKLLDDYKCGILPPGVSDLQLWEAQKIKQAIIHPDTGEKIFMPFRMSGYVPFGTPIVIGLLLPNQTVVSTIVWQWLNQSHNACVNYANRNATKPTPTSKFLQGYVGAVTSAVSIAVGLNVLIQKANKLSPATRMIIQRLVPFPAVASANICNVGLMRHNELSEGIDVLDDNGNVVGSSKIAARHAITETAFTRVVLPMPIFVLPPIIMSYLERLRFLQSNRRLLLPIHSAVCLVTFGLSLPVAISLFPQMSQIEVSRLEPEIAMATDCKVVTYNKGL from the exons ATGGCGGAGTCCGCAGCGTGTCCCGTCTTCCAGCTCGGGAGATCCCGGTTCGATCAG GGTTCCTTCCTCGGTCGTCTGAGACACTTCGTAGACATCATTGACCCCAGCACCCTGTTTGTGTCCGAG AAACGACTGAAGGAATGCATCAAACTCCTGGATGATTATAAATGTGGCATTCTTCCACCTGGAGTGTCTGATCTTCAG CTTTGGGAGGCCCAGAAGATAAAGCAG GCCATCATTCATCCTGACACAGGAGAGAAGATCTTCATGCCATTTCGAATGTCAG GTTATGTACCATTCGGAACACCAATT GTCATTGGCCTCCTTCTCCCAAATCAGACTGTGGTGTCTACCATTGTATGGCAG TGGCTAAACCAGAGTCACAATGCTTGTGTGAACTACGCCAACCGCAACGCCACAAAG CCTACACCAACATCCAAGTTTCTTCAAGGCTATGTAGGAGCTGTGACCAGTGCCGTCTCCATTGCA GTGGGGCTGAATGTGCTGATTCAGAAGGCCAACAAGCTGAGTCCTGCCACCAGAATGATCATACAGAGACTTGTTCCATTCCCAGCGGTTG CGAGTGCAAACATCTGTAATGTGGGTCTGATGCGACACAATGAGTTGTCCGAAGGTATCGATGTGCTGGACGACAATGGAAATGTGGTGGGATCCTCTAAAATCGCTGCCAGACAT GCGATCACGGAGACAGCCTTCACACGTGTGGTTCTCCCGATGCCGATCTTCGTCCTGCCGCCCATCATCATGTCCTACCTAGAGAG GCTCCGATTCCTGCAGAGCAACCGCAGACTGTTGCTACCCATCCACAGTGCTGTGTGCCTGGTCACCTTCGGCCTCTCCCTGCCCGTGGCCATCAGCCTGTTCCCGCAGATGTCTCAG atTGAGGTGTCTCGCCTTGAGCCAGagattgccatggcaacagattGCAAGGTGGTGACCTACAACAAGGGTTtatga